The DNA window ACATCACACATCATGAGACTACAACGATCATTACAATCCATGATGGAACCCAGCAGCATATGGTAGAATGCAGAGCCAGGATCCAGAGACATCCTCTCACCTACTGCAAGCGCGGCCTCCAATGTCACCAGTAGAACTACTGTGGCCAGCTGCATGCATGGCCCCAGGCCATCACTGCACCTGCTACAGTGCTTTCGAGTCAGTACAACCTTTCTCCCAGAAAGCATTTCTACAAGAGGGTGACCACGCTGAGGGCGGGTATAATTAAACACGGAAGATAAAGAGTTCCTTTATTGCCGAACTTTTGAGCAACCTTTTCAGTTGCCATCAGGGTGACTGGCCTGAAGATTCTGATTAAATACAGTCCGCACAACAGGTGCATGACCCTAGAAGCGACAGCTATGGGTGTGACACAATCCAAGCTTCTGTGATACATCTAGACACCAGCGTCACCCTGTATGTGGTAAAACTACGTGGTGCCCAgccaaagtattaaaaaaaaaaaaaagcccacgaTCTCTGTGCAAAGTGGAAAATCAGTGGCGAGTTGACGTAACTCTGCTGTGAGATTGTCTGTGCGATAGAAAGCTCATTGTTTGTGGAGATTCTCCTATCTTGGCCAGAGGTACTGGGCCAGCCccttcccaccccatccccccagtCATCCCCAGCATGTAACACACTTGACATTTCTCCCTTCCAGGTCCTCAGGTACACTCTACTGAGCAAACGCCTGGGACAACTAAGTATACTTACTCTTGCAACAGTGCTTGTGGGGGGGACACTGAGTTCATTAAAGGGGGAGACATTTCTTCGGGAAAGTAATCTGTCCGCTGTGGCTCGATCCCaggttctattttaatttttttctgtaatatagGCTTCTCATAGGATTCAATGACGGGtactaaaaataaaaggcagaaaagtcactgtaTGTATGGTGTGCCAATTTTAGCTCTGAAATTAAGCTCATCATACAGCTCCTCCCTATTACAGTCAATGTGTGCTCACCTCTGGTGAGGTTATAGCAAGAACCCATCTGTGAGGGAGTTTCCTCTCCCCTGCTTGTTACTTTTCCCAAGCTTACAACTTGTCTAATTAGACTTCTAAGACACAAGACTTGAAATGATTCTTCCTTACAAATTTGGTTTCTCTTTTAACCCCAAGGTCCTCTGCCTGTGACCAGTTGGTAAGCCAGTTGACCTTTAAGAATCCTTAGTTATAATTAAAAAGTATCAGAAAGTATCAGTgctcggcaccagtggctctcttttgtaatactagctactcaggaggctgagatctgaggactgcagttcaaagccagccccggcaagaaaatccatgagacttcttatctccaataaactacacagaaaaagctggaagtggctccgtggctcaagtgggagagcactaaccttgagcaaaaaatctcagggacagggcccaggtccttagttcaagccccaataccacccCAAGAAAAAATGTTCGTGAGATGCCTTTGTACTCAGAACCATGTTGGTATTTGCCAAATTAAAACACAGAACCAGTAGACTGAGCTtgtaggcatgaagccctgggttctaccaCCACAACTGGAATCCTACCAATCAATTGATCAATCAATCAGCCAAACTCAAGGTTCTCGGTATACTAAAGTTGACAATGACACAATGGAAGTAATCATCTCAGGGTAGTAGCCATTCTTGTAATCACttccaccaccaacaccactGAAGCAAATGAGAAAGGCCGTGCCTTGAGTGTGGGTTTACCTTGCATGCTACTGTTTGCATTTTCCATCTCCTCCGATAAGGAGACCATGAGCGGCTGCTGGATGTGGCTGGTGTACATGAAGGGGACAGGCTGCACCACAACAGGCTGGATGACAGGCAGGATGCCGGGGCTCCGGATCCCGTGCCGGGAGAGGGCCGCGGCCATCACGGGCGGCATGGACAGGGGCACGGGGAAGGGCTGCAcacctggagaaggaggtgagtATTTCTTAATGGGCGGGCTGGAAGATGGCATGCTCAGGCCGGGCGATGCTCTCCGGTGTGAGGATGGGAACTTCAGGGAGGATGGAGAACTTCcggaagagggaggagaaccCCGCTTGTTCACAGTCAGGTCCACTGGCTCCACCTGTATTCCGTGGGTCGTCAGGCCTTCCGGAGTCTGGAAGAACTTGTCTGGTAGCGGTGTAGAGTAAATGACCCCGTATTTGTTGGGCTTTATGGGCTCCATGTAATTAGATGGGTAGGACTattggaaaggaaaaatagaaagggaaagggatGAATTGCCACACGAGAAATGTATTTGCtcaaaacaagaccaaaaaaaaaaaaaaaaaaagaagaagaaacttttAATTACATGGGCTTTCAAAATCAGTTTGGATTTAGAAAGATATCTCATCCCCCAATAGGCCATGAGAGAGATGGTCCAGCGAACATTAGATCTGAGGGAATTTTGGTTACTGGGTCGCAGGAAAATCTAAAACCCCACTCTACATTTCCATGCCCAACATGAAGATCAGTACTTGGAAAAGTTCTAAAGCAAGTTAAGTGACAGGGCTGTGGCCTTTACCATGAAGCGTCATGATTAAGACATCACTACCAGCTTGGCTGCCTAAGATTCTGACTGGCAGGACAGGTAAAGGCTTGTGGATAAAGAGGACAAATGGGCTACATGGTATGCTTTTAGGCAAATTTATGTTGGCTATCCATCCAGGCCGTGAGCTCTGCCAGGCCAAGGCCCTTCTGGTTGCAGACAAACCAGTGCCAGTTAAACTGGTTTGCCTATGTTCATGATTTGGAGGCAATGCCACTGGAAACTGCAAAGGTCCTTCAAGAGGCCTGAATGCACTAGTCATTTCTGAACCCCTCTGGCTCCTGGGAGGGGGGGCACTCTTGCGTGTTACAATAATTTTGGGATGGCAGGGGACTTGACTGGGCCTGATCCAGGATCAcatcctttcctgtctgggtccAGAGGGGTGGATCGCCATCTGCTTATGCTCACACTCTACACGCATAGTCTCTGCTGCAGCCTCAGAGTAGCTGGAAGTAGGGAACCAGGCAGGAACACTTTTCTTCAACTGTCTTTTATCTGGCTTTCACATCAGCTCCTTAGCCAAGCAATTCATATGCTTTGATTTTccctccatcttttttcttttttaaatccagATCCTGTAATCTATACAACCTTCCAGAATAGTGACTCACTGAGCTCAACTACCTCTTGCTGGGATACCCACAAAGCTTACAAGTGGTACCCCAGCAACACACCTTGCTTTAAACTAGGTGTGTTTATCTGAGTATGTGAAGGGGAAAAGTAGTGATACAAAGCTcctttaaagaataattttattatgttacaaaaaaacacccacaatTCTACAAAAGGCGAGAAAAGTGGCTATTATGAGTCTAGGGTATAAACTTGTCAACATGGTCCTGAATACCCACCTGGGAAACTAGGAGGTTAAAATTACAGCTAGATAAAATGAGATAACCAATGTAATGAGCTTAACTTAATACCTGACCCACAGGGTTGTTCTGAGTCCCCTCCTGTCCCGTACTCAGTCACCCAAGCATCATGGACTTAGAAAcacagggaaggaagagccaaagTTCTGGTGTTAGCAATAGGAGGCAGCCTTGTTCGGATTCACCAAAAGGTAGCCTCTCCCTCATTGTCAGCCCTGTTCTTCCAGAACTCCCATGACCTAAATTTCAAGGCCAATGGTAACTGGCAGCTAAATAGGAAGCAAAATGAGGATATACTTTCATTGCCATCATGGCTGGACTTTTCTATCTGTGGCTTGAGTTGAAGGCCAAATAGGAATTCAGACCTACATTTGCAAATTTCATCATGTGCTCTTCTTAAGCcatgaggaaagaaaaaggcatacaTAAAGCTAAGTCTTACATACACTATGCATAGTTTACTCATGATGGTTGGCTCTCAAATGAGAACTTACTTATATTGAAtgggtatttatttattaagatatCCAGTGAAGCATGGGGAGATACATTTGGACCGACACCCAATTGAGTATATAATTGGCTATTTCCAACACAACAGGGTGAAGAAATGTCCTTCCAACTTGCACACTGGTGAATTCTACAACTTCCTCTAAGGGACATTATTTATTTGGGCAAAGCACACAAGCCACTGCATTGGCTGGCAACAATTTGGTACTCCACAGTGTAAGAGGGAACcaggatgtgtgtatgtgtgtgtgtgtgtgtatgtgttgatgGGGTGAGTATGCCCGGGTAAGTCAGTCACTTCCCCTCTTGTCCAGACCGTTAGTATTTTTCCAGCAGAAAATGCAAATAGGCTCCAATTAGAGGCAAGAGTTAGAGGTCAAATTCTTCTCTAGCCATGGATGGAATAGCCAATACTCTAACACTCTGGAACAAAGCAtaggctgggccctggtggctcacgcctgtaatcctagctactcaggaggctgtgatctgaggttcTAGGTTCAAAGcagctctgggcaggaaagcccatgagactcatctccagccaactaccaaaaagccagaaatgcagctgtggctcaaagtggtagagtgctagtctccaGTATAAAAGTTCTGAGACAGcagtcagaccctgagttcaagtcccataaccaggaaaacaaaagcacagtATCTAAGACAGGACATGAGTAAGGGTTTGCCTGTCCCACCAAGGGAGTTTTATTTAGGAAACTTCATTCCTTCTGTTGTGGTGTGCACATGAGGAGTCTACCCCTCCGTGGTGGGAATGGTTGGTGAGGGAGGGGATAGGTGCTCAATAAACTCTCAGTGAATGCACTGACAAGTTCTCAGCAGGTCTCCACTTCTGAGCAGGCTAGAAAAACATCTTCTCCATCCTGAAAAGTGAGGAGGAGAAAGACTGGGGATTTGGGTAATTTCCAAAGTGCATCAACTATCACTTCATACTAAAGTGAGAATTTCCATAAGTTTCTCATTACCTTAGGAAGGATTCTGGAGACTGTGCCAAAACAGGACGTTTAAGTGGGTGGGGTGAGGAACATTAAAAAGATAAcaagattcatttaaaaaaaagaaaagaaaggaaaaataggcTTTCTCCAAAACTGATCTCCTctagaaagaatattttcttaaaatctgGCAggatttttgggttgtttttacaATTTGTTTTCTGCTGACTCCCTGAATCAGATCCTTTCATTTTCAGCTTTATTAAAGAACTGGTAAAAACACTTTACATATATGCCATTTCATAGTTTATACtcaggctcagggctcagggcggTGGGGTGGATGTGTGGCTAGGGTTCAGGGTGCAGGCAGAGGGTCTTCTCTGTCCCTCAGGGTTTAGCAGAGTAAAGTATGAAGGCTTATATTTTCATAAGAGATAAACGACAGTTCCTCACTTTCTCTAAACTATGACGAAATACAAACTAAGAAGACTGTGTCTGCAGGCCTCTCTCCTTTTAAAAAGTGGGTGGAGAAAAGCTGTCATCAAGTATTTTTATGTgtggaattgaaaaaaaaaaaaaacacctcatatgggtgggtgtggtggtacaagactgcaatcccagctatgcaggaggtgggAGGATCAATGTTCCAGAacatgggggggaaaaaaagtaactatagcaaaaagagctgaggatgtggctcaagtgataaataaaacacaagcttaaggctctgagttcaatgcccagtttgaactgaaaaaaataaataaacaaccccAAATGAGAATGTTGTGCTGTCTGAATAGTCAGACTGAAATTTAAGAGTAATATATTAGATTCAGTATACTTTGCCTATGAGTAATGAAGACAGAATTTGAAGATTTAAGAGTGAGAACGAaaactcttttaatttttttaaaaagtaaaataattacaaTTCCCTACTCAATGTTTCAGTTAGCTgactaagaaaaaaattcctcTCGCTGGAACGGGCTGACATTAACTTTTGGTGCAACTATCCAATCAAGTTCACTAAGTGTCATCCAAGCTTGACAACTAGTACATGCAGGAGAGAAGAAATCTCAACACTTCTCCATTGTTTTAATTTCATATATCACTCCAACTTACAACATTACAAGTTTAGGTTACTTCCATTTCCTCTTATTTCCCATTCTTTTCAGCTAAGTGCATTTTTGTGCACTTAATTATTTCATACCAATTTAGTAGTGGGGATCTGCATGTTAGCTTGAAATTAGGCTCTTCATGCTTGATTAAATGCACTGGAAGCAGAGCGCGGAGTGCAATGCGTCATCCGGGGCTCTGACTGTTCATAAAATTTTTTTATATTCTACAGTACTAAAAACCTATTCACATTTCAAGGATATaactagggatttttttttttaaccttaatttCCCTCCTAGATGATCAGGCAGTAGCTGGTAAGAAAAGGGCTGAAGAATGACATCTTGGGATTAACGTAAGAAGGCAATCTAGTGTTTTGATTAATAAAATGTGCCTTGCTAAGCTAGTCTCATATGCAGATATACGCTTTATCCAGTGAACCTGccataaaaatgtaaacattattTACAGAACGACAACTCTGAGTTCACTTTTCCCTACAGACTCATGGGTCAGAACCTCACAGGCTTAGCCCTAGCTACGGCGACTCAGTCCAAGGGCTTCTGAGTGACCCCTAAGTCTTTTTTGGCAGGAACCTCTGCAGCCAATGCGTAGGGATGACCTAAGTTTGCAAGTGTGTCATCTCAAACTTTCAGATCCAAAGCTCAGGCCCAGTCATTCCCTTGGTGACTATTTTCCAAGTCTGTGGAAGAAAGACCCAGGAGAGAATACTGCCTTGTTATTCAGTATTCATAAGGCAGATTCCCTTACACTCACATCCACACCCTTCCTGCTTTGAAGCAAGACACTTCTTTGTCACTCATGCTTCATCTGTGACACTGGTGTTGGACTGACACGAACACCCGGGTCATGACTAGGTCCCTGGTGGGGACTAGGAGCCCAGCTCAGAGGGACTAAGTGAGCCCAGCTCAGAGGGACTATTAAGCACAGCACCGAGCCTGCTGAAGAAGAAAATGTGCATGGCTCTCTCCCTCCAACTCCAGGCAAAAGGACACTGTCCTCCCAGCCACCGCTCTTTTGCTCCTCGGCTTCTCCTTGTTCACTCACAACCCCAGATGGCAGATGCTAACAGTTTTGAAGCAAATCCCTATATTCAGAACCagaacaacaaccaccacaaaaagGGTGGAGGCATTTTGTGCATCTACTTTGGTCATGGCTAGCCAGAGTTGCCTGTGGAATGATCGTGTCTTGGGGGTTTGGGGCACAGGTGTGAAGGGAGCGCAGGTTCCACTTGTCAAGGAGGGTAGATACAGCATCCATTTATTACCTTGACTTCAAAAACTGTCAAGTAACTAGGAACTGGAGAGCCTAGCACAACACACGTCACGGCTAAAGGTTTTTCAATCCTGGAGGACTTACCAGCGCCACGGAGTCCATGGCCTCCTGCTTGACAGGGACTGGGTCGAACATGAGCATTCTTTTTGTTAAGCCTTCTAGGGTGCTCTGGTGGTTGTGGCctagaaaacaaagcaagatgTCCATCTGAGTCCTGAGGCCACATGAGGACTAAACTAGCAAACACAAAGTATCATCCTGTCCTTTTCCCATCTTCCCCTCTACCCCCGGAATGGCAAGAATTGTTTCCCTTACCTACAAAAGATGCCAGGTTCTATCATTAAAACCAGGCGCCATGGTCAGGGTCACTAGAGCCAACTGATGTTCTGAACCAAATACATAAACCCCGATTATTTCTGGTACAGTGTGTACAGTCCAGCCACTTGTGGCCAGAATCATGGAGCAACTCAAGAGAAGTGGCACTACACCTGGTGGTTAAATGCCCTGCCTTTCCCCCTTATGTTCATCAGGAAGAAACTGGGGAGAAATGGATGATGAGCAGAAAGAAAACATAGAAGTCACCATATCATTAACACcccctttttctgtatatgtggtgctgaggaatcgaacccagggcttcatgtatacaaggcgagcactttatcactaggccatattcccagccctccttcattcatttttaaggtAAACTTCTTGAAGAATTCTTgggtgagacacacacacacatgggaatttttttgtggtggtggtggtgcaggagACAACATGATaagcatgctctaccactgagccacaccccagctttTCCAAAACATTCTATTGGTCTCAAAtaggtaattttaaatttaacAGAGGTTGAATTCTTTTCACCTTAATTTACACTTACGATTCTTCAAGAAATGCTTAGTCTTGAAGTGCCCTTCCACTAGCACTTTTTATATCAAGGTTCAGATCTTCAGAAACTGGCTTCAGGTACTTACTTTCCAATTTGGTTAAGAGTTTTGGCTTGAGGCAAACTCTTTATCATCCTGGCTCCATAGGGTGATGTAAGTTCTAGATGGAGCTAAAGTTCTACATTGAGCTCTACATAAGGAAGCTCAAGTCCCCATCCTGAATGATTTCTGGTATTCCAGCACtaaaacccctcccccccaaagctCCAAGATAAAAATCTTGCAGTGTGTTTTCTACAGGGCACACTAAGGCATCTTCAGACGCTATAACAGGACTACATGCAGTTCCTGAAAATTTTCCCCACAACTCAACCTGAAGGCCTTGACTTCAACATCACATTTTCCTACATAGCAGGCTGCATTATAATCGACAAGCACAATTTAATTCCAGGCAGCTCAAAACCATGGTGATGTTTCCAACAGCCAGTGAAAAATGGATGATTTCAGAATGAAGGATGAAAACCCTTTTGTGTCTTGGGATCTATTACTAGGCAGTCCCAGCCTAGCAGCTGCACTGACATCTATAGCTAGAGGAACTGAGTCCAAGATCTGTATGGGACAATCAACAAGAAAGGTGAGATCTCCTGCTTATAAACAAGAATTGGGAGATCGGGTCAGATAATCTCCCAGCCAGATACCTACAGACCAGCGAGACCATAGCCACCCACCAGCACTTCCTACAAAATAAACTTGCTCTT is part of the Perognathus longimembris pacificus isolate PPM17 chromosome 16, ASM2315922v1, whole genome shotgun sequence genome and encodes:
- the Klf3 gene encoding Krueppel-like factor 3 isoform X2, yielding MLMFDPVPVKQEAMDSVALSYPSNYMEPIKPNKYGVIYSTPLPDKFFQTPEGLTTHGIQVEPVDLTVNKRGSPPSSGSSPSSLKFPSSHRRASPGLSMPSSSPPIKKYSPPSPGVQPFPVPLSMPPVMAAALSRHGIRSPGILPVIQPVVVQPVPFMYTSHIQQPLMVSLSEEMENANSSMQVPVIESYEKPILQKKIKIEPGIEPQRTDYFPEEMSPPLMNSVSPPQALLQENHPSVIVQPGKRPLPVESPDTQRKRRIHRCDYDGCNKVYTKSSHLKAHRRTHTGEKPYKCTWEGCTWKFARSDELTRHFRKHTGIKPFQCPDCDRSFSRSDHLALHRKRHMLV
- the Klf3 gene encoding Krueppel-like factor 3 isoform X1 → MRGKDLEIFCRSFSFQSQQKKTEVGHNHQSTLEGLTKRMLMFDPVPVKQEAMDSVALSYPSNYMEPIKPNKYGVIYSTPLPDKFFQTPEGLTTHGIQVEPVDLTVNKRGSPPSSGSSPSSLKFPSSHRRASPGLSMPSSSPPIKKYSPPSPGVQPFPVPLSMPPVMAAALSRHGIRSPGILPVIQPVVVQPVPFMYTSHIQQPLMVSLSEEMENANSSMQVPVIESYEKPILQKKIKIEPGIEPQRTDYFPEEMSPPLMNSVSPPQALLQENHPSVIVQPGKRPLPVESPDTQRKRRIHRCDYDGCNKVYTKSSHLKAHRRTHTGEKPYKCTWEGCTWKFARSDELTRHFRKHTGIKPFQCPDCDRSFSRSDHLALHRKRHMLV